A portion of the Hoplias malabaricus isolate fHopMal1 chromosome 1, fHopMal1.hap1, whole genome shotgun sequence genome contains these proteins:
- the tmem229b gene encoding transmembrane protein 229b isoform X1 — protein MSYSPTVWKRAPGMVTMATPEPLTALSRWYLYAIHGYFCEVMFTAAWEFVVNCNWKFPGVTSVWALFIYGTCILIVERMYLCLRGRCNVLLRCIIYTLWTYLWEFGTGLLLRQFNACPWDYSEFKYNFMGLITAEYAVPWFCASFIVERLVIRNTLRLRFDEGAEPVWTGGQSDGSGRGAGGGRRARGARGLATNANGYVKVD, from the exons ATGTCTT ACTCCCCCACGGTTTGGAAGAGAGCGCCTGGGATGGTCACCATGGCAACTCCTGAGCCGCTGACCGCCCTGTCACGATGGTACCTGTATGCCATCCACGGCTACTTCTGTGAAGTCATGTTCACGGCAGCTTGGGAGTTTGTGGTCAACTGCAACTGGAAGTTTCCTGGCGTGACCAGCGTGTGGGCTCTCTTCATCTACGGCACGTGCATCCTCATTGTGGAGCGCATGTACCTGTGCCTGCGGGGCCGCTGTAACGTCTTGCTGCGCTGCATCATCTACACGCTGTGGACCTACTTGTGGGAGTTCGGCACGGGCCTCCTGCTCCGTCAGTTCAACGCCTGCCCGTGGGACTACTCCGAGTTTAAATACAACTTCATGGGGCTGATCACGGCGGAGTACGCCGTGCCTTGGTTCTGCGCCTCCTTCATTGTGGAGCGCCTGGTTATCCGCAACACGCTGCGGCTGCGTTTCGATGAGGGGGCAGAGCCTGTCTGGACTGGAGGACAGTCTGACGGCAGTGGAAGAGGAGCAGGTGGAGGTCGGAGAGCAAGAGGAGCCAGAGGATTGGCCACTAATGCCAACGGCTACGTCAAGGTGGACTAA
- the tmem229b gene encoding transmembrane protein 229b isoform X2 has translation MVTMATPEPLTALSRWYLYAIHGYFCEVMFTAAWEFVVNCNWKFPGVTSVWALFIYGTCILIVERMYLCLRGRCNVLLRCIIYTLWTYLWEFGTGLLLRQFNACPWDYSEFKYNFMGLITAEYAVPWFCASFIVERLVIRNTLRLRFDEGAEPVWTGGQSDGSGRGAGGGRRARGARGLATNANGYVKVD, from the coding sequence ATGGTCACCATGGCAACTCCTGAGCCGCTGACCGCCCTGTCACGATGGTACCTGTATGCCATCCACGGCTACTTCTGTGAAGTCATGTTCACGGCAGCTTGGGAGTTTGTGGTCAACTGCAACTGGAAGTTTCCTGGCGTGACCAGCGTGTGGGCTCTCTTCATCTACGGCACGTGCATCCTCATTGTGGAGCGCATGTACCTGTGCCTGCGGGGCCGCTGTAACGTCTTGCTGCGCTGCATCATCTACACGCTGTGGACCTACTTGTGGGAGTTCGGCACGGGCCTCCTGCTCCGTCAGTTCAACGCCTGCCCGTGGGACTACTCCGAGTTTAAATACAACTTCATGGGGCTGATCACGGCGGAGTACGCCGTGCCTTGGTTCTGCGCCTCCTTCATTGTGGAGCGCCTGGTTATCCGCAACACGCTGCGGCTGCGTTTCGATGAGGGGGCAGAGCCTGTCTGGACTGGAGGACAGTCTGACGGCAGTGGAAGAGGAGCAGGTGGAGGTCGGAGAGCAAGAGGAGCCAGAGGATTGGCCACTAATGCCAACGGCTACGTCAAGGTGGACTAA